In one Natrarchaeobius halalkaliphilus genomic region, the following are encoded:
- a CDS encoding NAD(P)/FAD-dependent oxidoreductase has protein sequence MTQYVIIGDGISGSSAAETLREEDPDSEITVITDEGEPLYNRILIKEHAKGKLPEAPISIHDETWYDEREIELSLNTHVTSIDPDAKIVHTHEGDDLSYDKLLVATGGTPTQLPVENSDADGIHHFWTFQDARAIRESAESAQDAVIVGAGLLGIDFAAVCGSQGVEGKYLMRGDRWWRYALSAGGAEIMHDGMRERGVEPIFDSGVDHFETDDGRVTAAVDPNGDRFECDFAGVAIGLTFNTEYLRGAGLEENNGIVVDEYMQTNVDDIYAAGDITRFHDVLLGEQAQNGSWGSAKEQGRVAAINMAADDESEVFEWVSSYSITHFDFPFLSFGHPTLGDEYAERRYSDTEWRRVAFKDGKIVGGVLIGDLSPQRTFKQLMREQRPVSDQAEVLLEQSVDLDELAPAQS, from the coding sequence ATGACCCAGTACGTGATCATCGGTGACGGGATCTCGGGCAGTTCGGCTGCCGAGACCCTCCGGGAAGAAGACCCGGATTCGGAGATTACCGTCATCACCGATGAAGGGGAGCCACTGTACAATCGAATCCTTATCAAAGAGCACGCGAAAGGAAAACTCCCCGAAGCGCCCATCTCGATCCACGACGAGACGTGGTACGACGAGCGGGAGATAGAGCTCTCGCTCAACACGCACGTCACGTCGATCGATCCGGACGCGAAGATCGTTCACACCCACGAGGGGGACGACCTGTCCTACGACAAGCTTCTGGTGGCGACCGGCGGAACGCCGACGCAGCTTCCGGTCGAAAACAGCGACGCCGACGGAATCCATCACTTCTGGACGTTTCAGGACGCACGGGCGATTCGAGAGAGCGCAGAATCGGCCCAGGACGCCGTCATCGTCGGGGCCGGACTCCTCGGAATCGACTTCGCTGCCGTCTGTGGATCCCAGGGCGTCGAGGGCAAGTACCTCATGCGCGGCGATCGGTGGTGGCGCTATGCGCTCTCGGCCGGCGGGGCAGAGATCATGCACGACGGCATGCGCGAAAGGGGAGTCGAACCGATCTTCGACAGCGGCGTCGATCACTTCGAAACCGACGACGGCCGCGTGACGGCAGCCGTCGATCCCAACGGCGATCGGTTCGAATGCGACTTCGCTGGCGTCGCGATCGGCCTGACGTTCAACACCGAATACCTTCGCGGCGCTGGCCTCGAGGAGAACAACGGTATCGTCGTCGACGAGTACATGCAGACGAACGTCGACGACATCTACGCGGCCGGCGACATCACGCGGTTTCACGACGTGTTACTCGGAGAGCAAGCCCAGAACGGGTCCTGGGGCTCCGCGAAAGAACAGGGTCGAGTCGCTGCGATCAATATGGCCGCAGACGACGAGTCGGAAGTCTTCGAGTGGGTCTCGTCCTATTCCATCACGCACTTTGACTTTCCGTTCCTCTCGTTCGGCCATCCGACCCTCGGTGACGAGTACGCCGAACGTCGCTACAGCGACACCGAGTGGCGTCGCGTCGCGTTCAAAGACGGCAAGATCGTCGGCGGCGTCCTCATCGGGGACCTCTCGCCACAGCGGACGTTCAAACAGCTGATGCGAGAACAACGTCCCGTCTCGGATCAGGCCGAGGTCCTGTTAGAGCAGTCCGTCGACCTCGACGAACTCGCGCCCGCACAGAGTTGA
- a CDS encoding DUF6149 family protein, which produces MKLRQNVRHFASRKALETPVVRSVATSGLVRLHTKVFLKKADPAHADEREDHLDGLFEATVDAYLRALQDGYSEAEAREITHIQANFDFYNHGWTEMMEFPADELETHYDRYAEFFGRWDITIDDPLGQFTPPSGVPNAPSTPGKLEDPDHPHAEGGFADDVYVENEDGELVVGGQDDPDAVDVSKAVGVDADTAGTDE; this is translated from the coding sequence ATGAAGCTCCGTCAGAACGTTCGCCACTTCGCCTCGCGGAAGGCACTCGAGACGCCGGTCGTCCGATCGGTCGCCACGTCGGGTCTGGTCCGTCTCCACACGAAGGTGTTTCTGAAAAAGGCCGATCCGGCCCACGCCGACGAACGCGAGGACCACCTCGACGGCCTGTTCGAGGCGACGGTCGATGCGTACCTCCGAGCGCTGCAGGACGGCTACTCCGAGGCCGAGGCACGGGAGATCACGCACATCCAGGCGAACTTCGACTTCTACAACCACGGCTGGACCGAAATGATGGAGTTTCCTGCCGACGAACTCGAGACCCATTACGACCGGTACGCCGAGTTCTTCGGGCGATGGGACATCACGATCGACGATCCGCTCGGCCAGTTTACGCCGCCGAGCGGCGTTCCGAACGCACCGTCCACGCCCGGGAAACTCGAGGACCCGGACCACCCACATGCGGAGGGCGGATTCGCGGACGACGTCTACGTCGAGAACGAGGACGGTGAGCTCGTCGTCGGCGGTCAGGACGACCCGGACGCCGTCGACGTCTCGAAAGCCGTCGGCGTCGACGCCGACACGGCGGGAACCGACGAATAA
- a CDS encoding methyl-accepting chemotaxis protein: MSLLFGLSVGILGFVAAVGLIHEIEILIDEVSTIDEEWSYAAIGAAVLLIGLFGFALGRNTTSSIDRLTENVEQIDDGNLDVDFETDRIDSVGQLAAGLDSMRETLVEQIEDVESTREEAERERERIQEINERLEHRADEYSGVMAAAAAGDLTVRMDADGENEAMDSIAADFNEMLAQIERTVAELNGFAADVATASEQVTASSEEVRSASEQVTDSIQEISVGADRQYDSLQSVDREMSSLSSATDEIAVSSNDVAEVAERTVETGQTGRTAARNAIAAMDEIESEAEDAVAEIHRLEREVEQIDELIVTISEIARQTNMLALNANIEASRSVSGEDGDGFSAVAREVKELSEDVATAANEAEGRLEAIRERTERSAAEVEGTSTDIENAGDQVYAAVEALEEITALAQETNVGVQEISAATQEQAASTEDVREMVDDATTIAERTSTESEFVVGAAQEQTSALSEVSQSASRLAAQSTQLSAGLDRFDTDVDLEATDPEPPFASDERPETEALEEVDDRYDVGGLDDDLVGGETGLGGQAGDDPDGDEIDDDGLDDGITFDPVPSATGSSDADSTPPEGQPAPADGKDDEQVLEFDDDGVSFGPSSSDSDDTPGSDSDDPLDLDTSSSERTAEPSTEPGSRFETPVDEGDESPDEDPAQAGPSADTSTATDADRSPDVETDRSSGFDPLAPATGETRSADDGTETGEDTPDRDTSPDEGTQPAGTDPLSPDVGADRTTGTDPLGSPHDDGDVETENGNGDRADSPTEELEGETGTDSDDDHADETQIDSDTDDLDSELEDASGSDGELEDEGESDSDPADEGFTFDNPVEDQ; this comes from the coding sequence GTGTCGCTTCTTTTTGGCCTCTCCGTCGGGATTCTCGGGTTCGTTGCGGCCGTTGGCTTGATCCACGAAATCGAGATCCTGATCGACGAGGTGTCGACGATCGACGAGGAGTGGAGCTACGCTGCGATCGGCGCCGCCGTCCTGTTGATCGGTCTGTTCGGGTTCGCACTCGGCCGAAACACGACGTCGTCGATCGACCGCCTGACTGAGAACGTCGAGCAGATCGACGACGGAAACCTCGACGTCGACTTCGAGACGGATCGGATCGACAGCGTCGGTCAGCTCGCTGCCGGTCTCGATTCCATGCGGGAGACGCTGGTCGAACAGATCGAGGACGTAGAATCGACACGAGAAGAAGCCGAGCGCGAGCGCGAACGGATTCAGGAGATCAACGAACGACTCGAGCACCGTGCCGACGAGTACAGCGGCGTGATGGCGGCGGCCGCCGCCGGCGATCTGACCGTCCGCATGGACGCCGACGGCGAAAACGAGGCCATGGACTCCATCGCGGCGGACTTCAACGAGATGCTCGCCCAGATCGAACGAACCGTGGCCGAACTGAACGGGTTCGCGGCCGACGTCGCGACCGCCTCCGAACAGGTGACGGCCTCGAGCGAGGAGGTCCGATCGGCATCCGAGCAGGTAACCGACTCCATTCAGGAGATTTCCGTCGGTGCCGATCGCCAGTACGACTCCCTCCAGTCGGTCGATCGAGAGATGAGTTCCCTCTCGAGCGCCACCGATGAGATCGCCGTCTCGTCGAACGATGTCGCTGAGGTCGCAGAGCGGACGGTCGAGACCGGCCAGACCGGTCGCACGGCCGCCAGAAACGCGATCGCTGCGATGGACGAGATCGAATCCGAGGCCGAGGACGCGGTCGCTGAGATACATCGGCTCGAGCGGGAGGTCGAACAGATCGACGAACTGATCGTCACGATCTCCGAGATCGCACGACAGACCAACATGCTGGCGCTGAACGCGAACATCGAAGCCTCACGATCGGTCTCCGGAGAAGACGGCGACGGGTTCTCCGCCGTTGCTCGCGAAGTCAAGGAGCTCTCCGAAGACGTCGCAACTGCGGCCAACGAAGCCGAAGGGCGACTCGAGGCTATCCGTGAACGAACCGAACGCTCCGCTGCTGAGGTCGAAGGAACGAGTACGGACATCGAGAACGCCGGCGATCAGGTGTACGCGGCCGTCGAGGCGCTCGAGGAGATCACAGCGCTCGCCCAGGAGACCAACGTCGGCGTTCAGGAGATCTCGGCGGCGACCCAGGAGCAGGCGGCGTCTACCGAAGACGTCAGAGAGATGGTCGACGACGCGACGACGATCGCAGAACGGACGAGCACCGAATCGGAGTTCGTCGTCGGCGCGGCCCAGGAGCAAACGAGTGCGCTTTCGGAGGTCTCTCAGTCGGCTTCGAGGCTCGCAGCACAGTCGACGCAGCTATCGGCCGGACTGGACCGCTTCGATACCGACGTCGACCTCGAAGCGACTGATCCGGAGCCACCCTTCGCTTCCGACGAACGGCCGGAAACCGAGGCCCTCGAGGAGGTGGATGACCGATACGACGTCGGTGGGTTGGACGACGACCTAGTCGGTGGTGAGACTGGCCTCGGTGGACAGGCTGGCGATGATCCGGACGGCGATGAAATCGACGACGATGGCCTGGACGACGGGATCACCTTCGATCCGGTCCCCTCCGCAACCGGATCGTCCGACGCGGACTCCACGCCACCCGAGGGCCAGCCGGCTCCGGCCGATGGAAAAGACGACGAGCAAGTTCTCGAGTTCGACGACGATGGCGTGTCGTTCGGCCCTTCGTCGTCGGACTCCGACGATACACCCGGGTCGGACTCCGACGACCCACTCGATCTCGACACGAGTTCGAGCGAACGCACCGCTGAGCCGTCCACGGAACCCGGTTCGCGTTTCGAGACACCGGTCGATGAGGGCGATGAGTCGCCGGACGAGGACCCGGCGCAGGCGGGACCATCGGCTGACACGTCGACAGCCACTGACGCCGATCGGTCACCGGACGTCGAAACTGACCGGTCGAGCGGCTTCGATCCGCTCGCGCCAGCAACTGGGGAGACCCGATCGGCTGACGACGGTACCGAAACCGGTGAGGACACACCTGACAGGGACACGTCACCTGATGAGGGCACACAACCAGCCGGAACTGATCCGCTTTCACCGGACGTCGGGGCCGACCGGACCACCGGAACCGATCCACTCGGTTCACCCCACGACGATGGAGACGTCGAAACTGAAAACGGGAACGGGGACCGGGCCGATAGTCCGACCGAGGAACTCGAGGGCGAAACGGGGACCGACAGCGATGATGACCACGCGGACGAGACGCAGATCGACAGCGACACCGACGACCTCGATTCCGAACTCGAGGACGCGAGCGGATCGGATGGCGAACTGGAGGATGAAGGCGAGTCCGATTCCGACCCCGCCGACGAGGGGTTTACGTTCGATAACCCGGTCGAAGACCAGTAA
- a CDS encoding homoserine kinase: protein MLTVRAPATSANLGSGFDVFGVALGAPADVIRVERAPETSISVTGAGSQYIPEDPKKNTVGAVAEALEAPAHIRIDKGVRPSSGLGSSAASAAGAAVALNELYDRGYTREELVPIAAEGEALVSGEAHADNVAPSLLGGFTIVTDHGVNRVDASIPVVACLPETTVSTRDARGVVPDRAHMNDVVDTVGNAATLSLGMAKNDPELVGNGMNDGIVTPERAALIRGYDRVRDAALEAGATGVTVSGAGPGILSVCHARDQRAVASTMLGAFDSIGIESRAYQTSVGGGATLFTEDR from the coding sequence ATGCTCACCGTGCGGGCACCAGCGACGAGCGCGAACCTCGGGAGCGGGTTCGACGTCTTCGGCGTCGCTCTCGGAGCGCCCGCCGACGTAATCCGGGTCGAACGCGCACCGGAAACGTCGATTTCCGTTACCGGGGCAGGCAGTCAGTACATCCCCGAAGACCCGAAGAAGAACACCGTCGGTGCGGTCGCAGAGGCACTCGAGGCACCGGCGCACATCCGGATCGACAAGGGCGTTCGCCCGTCGTCCGGGCTCGGCTCCTCGGCTGCGAGCGCTGCCGGTGCCGCGGTTGCGCTCAACGAACTCTACGATCGCGGCTATACGCGCGAGGAACTCGTTCCCATCGCCGCCGAGGGGGAGGCGCTCGTCTCCGGAGAGGCCCACGCGGACAACGTCGCACCCTCGTTACTCGGCGGATTTACGATCGTGACCGACCACGGCGTAAACCGGGTCGACGCGTCGATCCCAGTCGTCGCTTGCCTCCCGGAAACGACCGTTTCGACGCGTGACGCACGCGGCGTGGTTCCCGATCGCGCCCACATGAACGACGTCGTCGACACCGTCGGCAACGCCGCCACGCTGTCGCTTGGAATGGCGAAGAACGATCCCGAACTCGTCGGTAACGGCATGAACGACGGGATCGTCACGCCCGAACGCGCCGCGCTCATCCGCGGCTACGACCGGGTCCGCGACGCCGCGCTCGAGGCGGGTGCCACCGGCGTCACGGTAAGCGGTGCCGGGCCGGGCATTCTCTCGGTCTGTCACGCCCGCGATCAGCGAGCGGTCGCATCGACCATGCTCGGGGCGTTCGACTCGATCGGAATCGAGAGTCGTGCCTACCAGACCTCTGTCGGTGGCGGTGCCACGCTCTTCACCGAGGATCGATAG
- a CDS encoding single-stranded DNA binding protein, with translation MSDIEGVYEDLEADVSLEEFREAVEAKVEQMGGLADEETAAMLVAHEVGESEVGGIADIEPGMEEAKFVAKVVSIGEIRTFERDGEDEDGRVANVEVADETGSVRAAFWDDHARAAVEELEEGDVLRIKGRPKEGFSGVEVSVDDVEPDAETEIEVQISDTYTVESLSLGLSNVNLVGLVLDTGTVRTFDRDDGSEGRVANLVLGDSTGRIRVTLWDDQADLATEFDPDTTVEVVDGYVKERDGNLELHVGNRGTLEEVDEDVEYVPESTPIEDVEIGQTVDLAGVVRSADPKRTFDRDDGSEGQVRNVRIQDATDDIRVALWGEKADIDLGPGDEVALGDVEIQDGWQDDFEASAGWQSTITILESEAASADGTESDDSDENTGLSAFSGGGDDDPADSATETTAETDSGDAVASSETQDAGGETQESGGATDPTTGEELEFTGVVVQAGDPVVLDDGETTMSVDTDADVGLGEEITVRGVVHDGRLEASDVF, from the coding sequence ATGAGCGACATCGAGGGCGTCTACGAGGACCTCGAGGCCGACGTCTCTCTCGAGGAGTTTCGCGAGGCCGTCGAGGCGAAAGTAGAGCAGATGGGTGGACTCGCGGACGAGGAGACGGCGGCGATGCTCGTCGCTCACGAAGTCGGCGAGAGCGAAGTCGGCGGCATCGCTGACATCGAACCCGGGATGGAAGAGGCGAAGTTCGTCGCCAAGGTGGTGAGTATCGGTGAGATCCGGACGTTCGAACGCGACGGCGAAGACGAGGACGGACGCGTCGCCAACGTCGAGGTCGCTGATGAGACCGGGTCGGTTCGGGCGGCCTTCTGGGACGATCACGCTCGCGCCGCCGTCGAAGAACTCGAGGAGGGGGACGTCCTCCGGATCAAGGGCCGGCCCAAGGAGGGATTCAGTGGCGTCGAGGTCAGCGTCGACGACGTCGAACCCGATGCGGAGACGGAGATCGAGGTCCAGATTTCGGACACCTACACCGTCGAGAGTCTCTCGCTCGGTCTCTCGAACGTCAATCTCGTCGGACTCGTTCTCGACACCGGGACGGTACGGACGTTCGACCGCGACGACGGCTCCGAGGGGAGAGTGGCAAACCTCGTCCTCGGTGACTCGACCGGTCGAATTCGCGTAACGCTGTGGGACGACCAGGCGGATCTCGCGACCGAGTTCGATCCGGACACGACCGTCGAAGTGGTCGACGGATACGTCAAAGAACGGGACGGCAACCTCGAACTCCACGTCGGCAACCGCGGTACACTCGAGGAAGTCGACGAAGACGTCGAGTACGTTCCCGAGAGCACGCCGATCGAAGACGTCGAAATCGGGCAGACGGTCGACCTCGCCGGCGTCGTTCGCTCCGCGGATCCGAAACGAACGTTCGACCGAGACGACGGCTCCGAAGGACAGGTTAGAAACGTTCGTATCCAGGACGCGACCGACGACATCCGCGTTGCGCTCTGGGGGGAGAAAGCCGATATCGACCTCGGACCGGGCGACGAAGTCGCGCTGGGTGACGTCGAAATTCAGGACGGCTGGCAGGACGACTTCGAGGCCTCTGCAGGCTGGCAGTCGACGATCACGATCCTCGAATCCGAAGCTGCGAGCGCCGACGGGACTGAGAGCGATGACTCCGACGAGAACACGGGACTGTCGGCGTTCTCCGGAGGCGGTGATGACGACCCGGCCGACTCGGCTACTGAAACCACGGCGGAGACGGACAGCGGTGACGCCGTCGCCTCGAGTGAGACCCAGGATGCCGGAGGTGAGACCCAGGAGTCCGGTGGTGCGACCGATCCGACGACGGGGGAGGAACTCGAGTTTACCGGCGTCGTCGTTCAGGCCGGAGATCCGGTCGTACTCGACGACGGCGAGACGACGATGAGCGTCGATACCGACGCCGACGTCGGACTCGGTGAGGAGATCACCGTTCGCGGTGTCGTTCACGACGGTCGTCTCGAGGCGAGCGACGTCTTCTGA
- a CDS encoding histone family protein produces MNVELPFAPVDTIIRRNAGDLRVSADASRELATRIQEHGSELAIDAAERATADGRKTLMAADFEVETVIDKDDLELPVAPVDRIARLEIDDRYRVAMDARIALADILEDYADNVARAAAILAHHADRRTIIDDDIETYFSLFE; encoded by the coding sequence ATGAACGTCGAACTCCCGTTCGCCCCGGTGGATACGATAATCCGGCGGAACGCGGGTGATTTACGGGTGAGCGCCGACGCGTCGAGGGAACTCGCAACGCGGATTCAAGAACACGGCAGCGAACTCGCCATCGACGCCGCCGAACGCGCGACTGCTGACGGACGAAAGACGCTGATGGCGGCTGATTTCGAGGTCGAAACGGTGATCGACAAGGACGATCTCGAGTTGCCAGTTGCTCCGGTCGATCGGATCGCCAGACTGGAGATCGACGATCGATACCGCGTCGCCATGGATGCGCGGATCGCACTCGCGGATATCCTCGAGGACTACGCGGATAACGTTGCCCGGGCGGCGGCGATTCTCGCACACCACGCCGACCGGCGAACGATCATCGACGACGACATCGAGACGTACTTCTCGTTGTTCGAGTGA
- a CDS encoding histone deacetylase family protein codes for MQFGYSEVCLAHDPGSRHPETPDRLRAIRERLKRKHGVEYVEADPCDVEAITAVHDREYIESLEEFCADGGGEWDPDTTAVEATWDAVRRSAGLACWAVESALEGADGRKTPFSLGRPPGHHAVGDDAMGFCFVNNAAVAAQYALDHDNYDVDRVAIVDWDVHHGNGGQDIFYDRDDVFFVSVHEQGLYPGTGDVDETGEGDGDGMTMNLPMPAGTDDLEYLAAIGGPVTAALEGYDPDVVIVSAGFDAHRHDPISRIRLSTEAYALMTDRLRALANDTDAELAFVLEGGYGLDVLADSVALVHETFDGREPIEPGGELSDQAESALEDVLEAHGLDLDLDCF; via the coding sequence ATGCAATTCGGCTACAGCGAGGTCTGTCTCGCACACGACCCGGGTTCACGTCATCCGGAGACGCCGGATCGATTGCGAGCGATCCGGGAGCGATTGAAGAGAAAACACGGCGTCGAGTACGTCGAGGCGGATCCCTGTGACGTCGAGGCGATCACTGCCGTCCACGACCGAGAGTACATCGAGTCGCTTGAGGAGTTCTGTGCCGACGGCGGCGGAGAGTGGGATCCGGATACCACCGCCGTCGAAGCGACCTGGGATGCGGTTCGTCGCAGTGCGGGACTGGCGTGCTGGGCCGTCGAATCGGCACTCGAGGGCGCTGATGGTCGAAAAACGCCGTTTTCGCTCGGTCGTCCACCGGGCCACCACGCCGTTGGCGACGACGCGATGGGGTTCTGTTTCGTCAACAATGCTGCGGTCGCCGCTCAGTACGCGCTCGATCACGACAACTACGACGTCGACCGAGTCGCGATCGTCGACTGGGACGTCCATCACGGCAACGGCGGACAGGACATCTTCTACGATCGAGACGACGTCTTCTTCGTTTCGGTCCACGAGCAGGGACTGTACCCGGGAACCGGCGATGTCGACGAAACCGGTGAGGGTGACGGCGACGGAATGACGATGAATCTTCCGATGCCGGCCGGAACGGACGACCTCGAGTATCTCGCCGCCATCGGGGGGCCGGTGACCGCGGCACTCGAGGGATACGACCCCGACGTGGTGATCGTCAGCGCGGGGTTCGATGCGCATCGACACGATCCGATCTCACGCATTCGTCTATCGACGGAGGCCTACGCCCTGATGACTGACCGGCTCCGGGCGCTCGCGAACGATACCGACGCCGAACTGGCGTTCGTCCTTGAGGGGGGCTACGGACTGGACGTCCTCGCCGACAGCGTTGCCCTCGTCCACGAGACGTTCGACGGTCGAGAGCCGATCGAGCCGGGCGGCGAACTCTCCGATCAGGCGGAATCTGCGCTCGAGGACGTTCTCGAGGCGCACGGGCTGGATCTCGACCTCGACTGTTTCTGA
- the cca gene encoding CCA tRNA nucleotidyltransferase produces the protein MNGENADDERDLDGADPSGDELDERDAVVAAVRERVDPDEAERERLRGVAGRLTKRAESKATELCPDADVLRAGSSARNTWTSGDRDIDIFVRFPPTLDRETLESYGLAVGHATLPTGHEEYAEHPYVKGDVDGFDIDVVPCFRLESATEIRSAVDRTPFHTAYLVDRLDDELAADVRVTKQFLKGIGVYGSDLRTRGFSGYLTELLVCEYGGFRPLLEAAREWQPPVHLDPEDHGRTSFDDPLVVIDPTDPDRNVAAVCAAVNVARLQHYAREFLENPDLEYFEPDDPAPLSADELRDHVERRGTTPVAVRFEAPNLVEDQLYPQLRKSLEGITNGLDERGFDVFRATTMANESAVVFVELAVSERPLVERHGGPPVHVRTHAKTFYEAYAETADVYGPFLDGDRYVTERNREFTTARDFLESDEIFSVGLGVHVESALESEYDVLIDTDIETLLEEFGSELRAYFEPIP, from the coding sequence ATGAACGGGGAGAACGCCGACGACGAGCGCGATCTCGACGGGGCCGATCCGTCAGGAGACGAACTCGACGAGAGAGACGCGGTCGTCGCCGCGGTTCGCGAGCGCGTCGACCCAGACGAAGCGGAACGCGAACGTCTCCGTGGCGTGGCCGGTCGACTGACGAAGCGCGCCGAGTCGAAAGCGACCGAACTGTGTCCCGATGCCGACGTGTTGCGGGCGGGCTCGAGCGCGCGAAACACCTGGACGAGCGGCGACCGCGATATCGATATCTTCGTTCGCTTTCCGCCGACGCTCGACCGCGAGACGCTAGAGTCCTACGGGCTGGCGGTCGGTCACGCGACCCTTCCGACGGGACACGAAGAGTACGCCGAGCACCCCTACGTCAAAGGCGACGTCGACGGGTTCGACATCGACGTCGTTCCCTGCTTTCGTCTCGAGTCGGCGACGGAGATCCGTTCGGCAGTCGACCGAACGCCGTTTCACACGGCGTACCTCGTCGATCGTCTCGACGACGAACTCGCCGCCGATGTCCGGGTGACCAAGCAGTTTCTGAAAGGGATCGGCGTCTACGGTAGCGATCTTCGGACACGAGGGTTCAGTGGCTACCTGACCGAACTACTCGTCTGCGAGTACGGCGGTTTTCGACCGTTGCTCGAGGCCGCACGCGAGTGGCAGCCGCCGGTCCACCTCGATCCCGAAGACCACGGGCGAACCAGCTTCGACGATCCGCTCGTCGTTATCGATCCCACGGACCCCGATCGAAACGTCGCGGCGGTCTGTGCCGCGGTCAACGTTGCCCGCCTGCAACACTACGCCCGCGAATTCCTCGAAAATCCCGATCTCGAGTACTTCGAGCCCGACGATCCCGCTCCACTCTCCGCCGACGAACTCCGCGATCACGTAGAGCGGCGAGGAACGACCCCGGTGGCCGTCCGATTCGAGGCACCGAATCTCGTCGAAGATCAGCTCTATCCACAGCTCCGAAAATCACTCGAAGGGATTACCAACGGGCTCGACGAGCGGGGGTTCGACGTGTTTCGTGCGACGACGATGGCCAACGAGAGCGCGGTCGTGTTCGTCGAACTCGCGGTCAGCGAACGACCGCTGGTCGAGCGCCACGGTGGCCCGCCGGTCCACGTTCGAACCCACGCGAAAACGTTCTACGAGGCGTACGCCGAGACGGCCGACGTCTACGGTCCGTTTCTCGACGGCGATCGATACGTCACCGAGCGCAATCGCGAGTTCACGACCGCCCGCGACTTTCTCGAGAGCGACGAAATCTTTAGCGTCGGACTCGGTGTACACGTCGAGAGCGCACTCGAGTCTGAGTACGACGTACTGATCGACACGGACATCGAGACGCTGCTCGAGGAGTTCGGATCCGAACTCAGAGCCTACTTCGAGCCGATCCCCTGA
- a CDS encoding GTP-binding protein: protein MTTQRIPVTVLSGSLGAGKTTVLNHVLTADHGLEVAVVVNDMGEVNVDAEHVAQRSDLSDDDEIIELSNGCICCRLRGDMLEEVGRLADRREFDYLLVESSGISEPIPVAQTFAMGFEDASFDPTDTYALDTMVTVVNTHSFFESFDSGTALVEDELEDDSGRVPEEILLDQIEFCDVLVLNKCDLVPDDALDEIESILGTLQPRARIVRTEFGDVEPDGILGTGRFDFQAAQNSAGWKHELQHEHAHDPREEHGVTSFVYQRDRPFHPERVAALLSELPDELIRAKGFFWSAGREDVAMGIDKAGSSVRAGPSGQWLATLPERERRRYFAARPGLEDDWDDEWGDRMTRLVFIGREFDKKPLIDRLEDCLLTDEEMTENWDRYPDPFEPEERRELTLADD, encoded by the coding sequence ATGACTACTCAGCGAATTCCCGTCACAGTGTTGAGCGGAAGTCTCGGTGCCGGCAAAACGACCGTACTCAACCACGTACTCACAGCCGACCACGGACTCGAGGTCGCCGTCGTCGTCAACGACATGGGCGAAGTGAACGTCGACGCCGAACACGTCGCTCAACGATCCGATCTGAGCGACGACGACGAAATCATCGAGCTATCGAACGGCTGTATCTGTTGTCGGCTGCGGGGAGACATGTTGGAGGAAGTCGGCCGGCTTGCCGACCGCCGGGAGTTCGATTATCTACTGGTCGAATCCTCGGGTATCTCGGAGCCGATCCCGGTCGCACAGACGTTCGCGATGGGCTTCGAGGACGCGTCGTTCGATCCGACCGATACCTACGCGCTCGATACGATGGTCACGGTCGTTAACACCCACAGCTTCTTCGAGTCGTTCGATTCCGGGACGGCGCTCGTCGAGGACGAGCTCGAGGACGACTCCGGACGCGTTCCCGAGGAGATACTGCTCGATCAGATCGAGTTCTGCGACGTTCTCGTGCTCAACAAGTGCGACCTGGTCCCCGACGACGCGCTCGACGAGATCGAGTCCATACTCGGGACGCTTCAGCCACGCGCACGAATCGTTCGCACCGAGTTCGGTGACGTCGAACCCGATGGTATCCTCGGAACGGGACGGTTCGACTTCCAGGCGGCTCAGAACTCCGCCGGCTGGAAACACGAACTCCAGCACGAACACGCCCACGACCCACGCGAGGAACACGGCGTCACCTCGTTCGTCTACCAGCGCGATCGACCGTTCCATCCGGAACGAGTCGCTGCGCTCCTCTCGGAGCTCCCGGACGAGCTGATCCGTGCGAAAGGGTTCTTCTGGAGCGCCGGTCGAGAAGACGTCGCGATGGGCATCGACAAAGCCGGAAGCTCGGTTCGTGCTGGTCCGTCTGGACAGTGGCTCGCAACGCTTCCCGAGCGCGAGCGCAGGCGGTACTTCGCCGCCCGTCCGGGACTCGAGGATGACTGGGACGACGAGTGGGGTGATCGGATGACCCGCCTCGTGTTCATCGGTCGCGAGTTCGACAAAAAACCGCTCATCGACCGCCTCGAGGACTGTCTGCTCACCGACGAGGAGATGACCGAAAACTGGGACCGGTATCCCGATCCGTTCGAACCGGAAGAACGACGTGAACTCACGCTCGCAGACGACTAA